The nucleotide sequence AATACGATTGGTACTGCTAAAACTCCTGAAGGTTATTTAGTTACTCATTTCCAAACTATTATTCGCGATGCCGAAACCAATGAAGTGTTGGAAAAAGAAGATGTCAGAGATTTTCACGAAAAAATTGGTAAATACTATTTATTAACTAATCGAGAAATCCGCACTACTGAGGCAGAAAATCCAGATGCAAAGTTAGTTCCCGATACGTTGGTGCGATTTAACGACGTACAGCCTTTGTAGAAATTACCCCTCCCCCTTTCCCTCGTTCCCAGGTTCCACCTGGGAATGCCTGCATGGAGGATCTGCTTACTGCGCTATCAGGAGGCAGAGCCTCCAGACTGCGTTACCAGGCTGGAGCCTGGTAACGAGGGAAGGGGGCTGGAGGGTTAGGTTTTCTAACAAGTTAATAGCTGGGTTGCGGTTTCTTTATCCAAAGGTTCAGAGAAAAGATAGCCTTGTCCGAATTCATATCCTAACTCTTGGAGTTTTTCTAATTGATCGTTGGTTTCGATTCCTTCTGCTACTAAATCTAAACCGAGATTGTGCGCTAAATTACCAATGCTTTGCACGATTTCAGTTTCCCGCAAGCCGGTACCGAGACGTTGCACGAAAGAGCGATCGACTTTAATCGTATCCATTGGAAATTTATGCAAGCGGCTTAACGAAGAGTAACCAGTACCAAAGTCATCAATACACAAACCGATTCCCATATTTTTCAGGTGATGCAGCATATCGACTTCCTCAGTAGATATTTCCATAAAGCAGCTTTCGGTGATTTCTAGTTTCAAACTATTTTCTTTCAAACCGATTTGACGGCAGAGATTTTCTATGTGAAAAATTAGTTGTACCTGCTTAAGCTGCTTTGCAGAAATATTGATATTCATAACTAGATTCGGGTAACAAGGGAAGGCTTCTTGCCACTTTTTCAACTGACGAGTTGCTTCTTGCAAAACCCAATAGCCTAAGCGATCGATCAAGCCGATTTCTTCTACGGTGGGAATAAATTCATTGGGAGAAACTCTGCCGCGAGAAGGGTGACGCCAGCGGACTAAAGCTTCAAATCCTAAGATTTTACCTTTAGTAAGACAGTAAATCGGTTGATATTCTAAATAAAATTCGTTGCGTTCCATGCCATATCTCAGATCATTCTCCAGTTGCAATCGCGCGATCGCTTTGCTTCGATTTTCCGGAGTCAATACTTGGTAGCATCCTTTGCCAGCTTGTTTGGCTTGAGACATTGCTATCCCAGCATCTCTTAACATTTCAATTGGCGACTGGTATTTTATGTTGCTAAGGGTAATTCCAGTGCTAACTCCAGCAAAAATTTCATAGTCATTCAATTGAAATGGCAATTTAAATCGTTCTTGGATATATTCAGCGATCGCAGTAGCATCTGAATAAGATTGAATGTTTTCTAGCAAAACAATAAATTCGTCTCCCCCCAAACGAGCTACCGTTCCTGCATTATTCAAACATTCTTTCAACCTGTGAGCAATGTTTTTTAGTAATTCATCTCCTAGCAAATGCCCCAAAGAATCATTGACGATTTGAAAGCGATCTACGCCAATTGATAAAACAGCATATTGGAAATCCGGATTCTGGCTGGCACGCGATATGATATTTTGTAAGCGCTCGATCAGCCAAGTTCGGTTAGGTAAACCAGTGATTTTGTCGTAAAGATTATCAATCCTTAATTTCTCTTCTTTTGCCAAGAGTTTTTGTTGTACTTTCTGTAATTCTTGCCACACTAAAAAAAGCTGAGAAGAACGCTCTTCTAAACGGTGGTCTAATTCTCTGGTAATCTTGAGCAATTCACATTCAATGGCTGTAAAGCCTTTGAGTATTTGCACTAGGTAATTATTGTCTTGGAAAGTGCTTAAAGACAATAATTGCCGTTTGATATAAAAGTTAATACAACTAATTACCTCTTGTTGATTAAAAGGTTTAGTAATGTAATCGAAATTGTCCGATTGCAAATTATCGATCAGCTTACTCGGTTCGACTAAATCCGTCATGAAAATAACCGGGATTTTTTGATTGACAATCCATTGTTGG is from Leptolyngbyaceae cyanobacterium and encodes:
- a CDS encoding EAL domain-containing protein, which encodes MNATNQNLILIVDANPTDVKLLSNLVENYGYKSLIAYDSKIALEIARQVLPILVIWDINTFEVSDIDECLSFQQWIVNQKIPVIFMTDLVEPSKLIDNLQSDNFDYITKPFNQQEVISCINFYIKRQLLSLSTFQDNNYLVQILKGFTAIECELLKITRELDHRLEERSSQLFLVWQELQKVQQKLLAKEEKLRIDNLYDKITGLPNRTWLIERLQNIISRASQNPDFQYAVLSIGVDRFQIVNDSLGHLLGDELLKNIAHRLKECLNNAGTVARLGGDEFIVLLENIQSYSDATAIAEYIQERFKLPFQLNDYEIFAGVSTGITLSNIKYQSPIEMLRDAGIAMSQAKQAGKGCYQVLTPENRSKAIARLQLENDLRYGMERNEFYLEYQPIYCLTKGKILGFEALVRWRHPSRGRVSPNEFIPTVEEIGLIDRLGYWVLQEATRQLKKWQEAFPCYPNLVMNINISAKQLKQVQLIFHIENLCRQIGLKENSLKLEITESCFMEISTEEVDMLHHLKNMGIGLCIDDFGTGYSSLSRLHKFPMDTIKVDRSFVQRLGTGLRETEIVQSIGNLAHNLGLDLVAEGIETNDQLEKLQELGYEFGQGYLFSEPLDKETATQLLTC